One window of the Branchiostoma lanceolatum isolate klBraLanc5 chromosome 3, klBraLanc5.hap2, whole genome shotgun sequence genome contains the following:
- the LOC136431516 gene encoding uncharacterized protein isoform X1 has product MAGYPFGNDFLGDRDFGKVLRTRRRQPPRLWTVDDVVEEETRGGEVWVKVRWAGSWPGQQHSWVPLQQNPELESYLHHYREATALGSGGTQEEPAAIQYLKTAISTALGVGSDRAGQYTTRASLTIPFPREDFDKHFRPLKIVGRMAGPPGQPETFSCHPRELIPVLGRGWHRKPRKSSTAILVTAVRVTWGYKPVVKYDHTGCPRCTHKGAERLRPVHCTPKKTQHCDPGWLTFSMRREVVNTIHPKWYELCL; this is encoded by the exons atggcaGGGTACCCCTTTGGTAATGATTTTTTGGGAGACAGAGACTTCGGGAAAGTCTTACGGACAAGACGGAGGCAGCCACCAAGACTGTGGACGGTCGATGATGTAGTGGAAGAAGAGACAAGAGGGGGTGAAGTTTGG GTGAAGGTCAGATGGGCAGGGAGCTGGCCAGGGCAGCAGCATTCTTGGGTCCCCCTCCAGCAAAACCCAGAGTTGGAGTCTTACCTCCACCACTACAGAGAGGCCACGGCTCTTGGTAGTGGAGGGACCCAAGAAGAACCAGCAGCCATCCAATACCTGAAGACTGCTATTTCCACTGCCCTGGGGGTGGGCAGCGACAGGGCTGGCCAGTATACCACCAGGGCCAGCCTGACCATCCCCTTCCCACgggaagattttgacaag cACTTTCGTCCACTAAAAATTGTAGGACGGATGGCAGGGCCCCCTGGACAACCAGAGACATTCTCCTGCCATCCAAGGGAGCTCATCCCTGTCCTGGGCAGAGGGTGGCATCGGAAACCACGCAAGTCGTCAACTGCCATCCTTGTGACAGCCGTCCGTGTCACCTGGGGCTACAAACCAGTGGTCAAATATGACCACACTGGTTGCCCCAGGTGCACGCACAAGGGTGCAGAGAGACTTCGCCCTGTACACTGCACCCCAAAG AAGACACAACATTGTGATCCAGGATGGCTGACCTTTTCTATGAGGAGAGAAGTTGTGAACACCATCCACCCAAAATGGTACGAGTTGTGTCTCTAA
- the LOC136431516 gene encoding uncharacterized protein isoform X2, which yields MAGYPFGNDFLGDRDFGKVLRTRRRQPPRLWTVDDVVEEETRGGEVWVKVRWAGSWPGQQHSWVPLQQNPELESYLHHYREATALGSGGTQEEPAAIQYLKTAISTALGVGSDRAGQYTTRASLTIPFPREDFDKHFRPLKIVGRMAGPPGQPETFSCHPRELIPVLGRGWHRKPRKSSTAILVTAVRVTWGYKPVVKYDHTGCPRCTHKGAERLRPVHCTPKKTQHCDPGWLTFSMRREVVNTIHPK from the exons atggcaGGGTACCCCTTTGGTAATGATTTTTTGGGAGACAGAGACTTCGGGAAAGTCTTACGGACAAGACGGAGGCAGCCACCAAGACTGTGGACGGTCGATGATGTAGTGGAAGAAGAGACAAGAGGGGGTGAAGTTTGG GTGAAGGTCAGATGGGCAGGGAGCTGGCCAGGGCAGCAGCATTCTTGGGTCCCCCTCCAGCAAAACCCAGAGTTGGAGTCTTACCTCCACCACTACAGAGAGGCCACGGCTCTTGGTAGTGGAGGGACCCAAGAAGAACCAGCAGCCATCCAATACCTGAAGACTGCTATTTCCACTGCCCTGGGGGTGGGCAGCGACAGGGCTGGCCAGTATACCACCAGGGCCAGCCTGACCATCCCCTTCCCACgggaagattttgacaag cACTTTCGTCCACTAAAAATTGTAGGACGGATGGCAGGGCCCCCTGGACAACCAGAGACATTCTCCTGCCATCCAAGGGAGCTCATCCCTGTCCTGGGCAGAGGGTGGCATCGGAAACCACGCAAGTCGTCAACTGCCATCCTTGTGACAGCCGTCCGTGTCACCTGGGGCTACAAACCAGTGGTCAAATATGACCACACTGGTTGCCCCAGGTGCACGCACAAGGGTGCAGAGAGACTTCGCCCTGTACACTGCACCCCAAAG AAGACACAACATTGTGATCCAGGATGGCTGACCTTTTCTATGAGGAGAGAAGTTGTGAACACCATCCACCCAAAATG A
- the LOC136431515 gene encoding uncharacterized protein: MQPYATSNFFKFSLNGLPQPQQQPQQQLYQQAQQIVYVPVVQQGLQVALDEERLKRAQAEEKARTLEAQHEASRVQIEAAARDLREERAISARANERVGDLERVLQQCRAEVEQLQRNVDALKKKVQSKKQMRKGKYKKMGSRKAYSELTDSGKKKRKATYKRRLHGTFNDFHQEVKKAKVELVIDGMDKPQFVVWPQGEVFQESRPDDQQCPPRLSKKDLTPDDKRWIQKWLRVKDKFQISDSAIHEIRMLAQERVPPLYIIQEERKEQNRMIPIVTEDTNNVARRPLRELLAHLLIHKRQYIDNNEVSVRFSGDGRQVTRNQRIGAVMGTVRIIPKRETINGDTDTAQLHHTIDEEASVYIYEGGEDYETQKVAAASVYREMEDIKENGLDFEGRNIRVQWYLTADWKFAAMLLGLNQASSKSFCLWCHCTKEEICDFNIECWDVERKKGDCDKYLNKRVHKGHILPPLLDIDPEEVVPDPLHMEMRVRGKLFNQAVVWNINQKREAELLAAMKEIGVPFRIMEGTGDDNKGSVKTWTQLNAKQLEKVFAKLDLKAVLKDRWNSRGLSVHSLSVAQLRVELRKRGVDDKGRKAVLANRLIDELGSDELPLPPDNESSNGDRHPILLVDNIVKLWKDFEVLATALKAKPGAPGHLDPATFLSEGRKWGTFYRRATFDESVTPYIHTLIYHVPHFLSKYKYINDMSCESVEQKNHMQNKRFHQGSQKSGRGSMWTKQVMEYENRDLFGILNHLDRQKACLGPNAAARKAARLQEEILAQEGGEEVQEDEGQEQEDEREEQEDEEQDEEHFEDEDEDDS; this comes from the exons ATGCAGCCGTATGCTACATCAAACTTTTTCAAGTTCAGTCTCAATGGTCTACCGCAGCCGCAGCAACAGCCACAACAGCAATTGTACCAACAAGCCCAGCAGATCGTGTATGTTCCTGTTGTACAACAAGGCCTTCAGGTGGCCTTGGATGAGGAAAGACTAAAGCGAGCGCAAGCTGAGGAGAAGGCAAGGACCTTGGAAGCACAACATGAGGCAAGCCGAGTCCAGATAGAAGCAGCAGCTAGAGATCTACGGGAAGAGCGGGCGATATCTGCAAGGGCAAATGAAAGGGTAGGGGATCTGGAGAGAGTTCTGCAACAATGTAGAGCTGAGGTAGAGCAGTTGCAGCGTAACGTAGATGCTCTTAAGAAGAAGGTACAATCAAAGAAACAGATGCGGAAAGGGAAATATAAGAAGATGGGATCTAGGAAAGCGTACAGCGAGCTGACGGACAGTGgtaagaagaagaggaaagctACCTACAAGCGGAGGCTACATGGGACATTCAACGACTTTCACCAGGAGGTAAAAAAAGCAAAG GTTGAGCTTGTAATAGATGGTATGGACAAGCCACAGTTTGTGGTGTGGCCACAGGGGGAAGTGTTCCAGGAGAGTCGCCCTGATGACCAGCAATGCCCACCCAGGCTTTCCAAGAAAGACCTCACGCCAGATGACAAGAGGTGGATCCAAAAATGGCTGAGGGTCAAGGATAAGTTCCAGATCTCGGACAGCGCCATCCATGAGATCCGGATGCTGGCACAAGAGCGGGTGCCTCCTCTGTATATCATTCAAGAGGAGAGGAAGGAACAAAACAGAATGATACCAATCGTAACAGAG GACACAAACAATGTAGCACGCCGGCCCCTTCGAGAACTTCTGGCCCACCTCCTCATTCATAAACGGCAGTACATCGACAACAACGAGGTCTCTGTAAGATTCTCTGGGGATGGGCGACAGGTGACGCGAAACCAGAGGATCGGTGCCGTCATGGGCACTGTTCGCATAATCCCCAAGAGAGAAACCATCAATGgagacacagacacagcacaGCTTCACCATACCATCGATGAAGAAGCATCCGTTTATATTTATGAAG GAGGAGAGGATTATGAGACTCAGAAAGTGGCAGCTGCCTCTGTGTACCGGGAAATGGAGGACATCAAAGAGAACGGATTGGATTTTGAGGGACGAAACATACGAGTGCAATg GTACCTGACAGCAGACTGGAAGTTTGCTGCCATGCTTCTTGGCCTCAACCAAGCCAGCAGCAAGTCATTCTGTCTCTGGTGCCATTGCACTAAGGAGGAAATATGCGACTTTAACA TCGAGTGTTGGGATGTAGAGAGAAAGAAAGGAGACTGTGATAAGTATCTCAATAAGCGAGTGCACAAAGGACACATTCTTCCCCCACTACTGGATATTGACCCGGAGGAAGTTGTCCCTGATCCCCTACACATG gaGATGAGGGTACGAGGAAAGCTCTTCAACCAG GCTGTTGTGTGGAATATAAACCAGAAGCGGGAGGCTGAGTTGCTGGCAGCCATGAAGGAGATTGGGGTGCCATTCAGGATTATGGAGGGTACTGGGGATGACAACAAAGGCTCAGTCAAAACATGGACCCAGCTGAATG CAAAACAACTGGAGAAGGTTTTTGCAAAGCTTGACCTGAAGGCTGTGCTTAAGGACAGGTGGAATTCTAGAGGACTGAGTGTCCACAGCCTGTCCGTGGCACAGCTTAGGGTTGAGCTGCGCAAACGTGGTGTGGATGACAAGGGGAGGAAAGCCGTTCTTGCAAACAGGCTGATTGACGAACTCGGAAGTGATGAG CTCCCACTGCCTCCTGACAACGAGTCGAGTAATGGGGATAGACACCCAATCCTTCTGGTGGACAACATTGTTAAACTCTGGAAG GACTTTGAGGTTCTGGCAACTGCATTAAAAGCGAAGCCAGGAGCCCCAGGACACCTAGACCCTGCGACTTTCTTGAGCGAAGGTCGGAAGTGGGGCACATTCTACAGACGAGCCACATTTGATGAG aGTGTAACACCATATATCCACACTCTGATATACCACGTGCCCCACTTCCTGTCCAAGTACAAGTACATCAACGACATGTCTTGTGAGAGTGTGGAACAG AAAAACCACATGCAAAACAAGCGGTTCCATCAGGGAAGTCAAAAGAGTGGAAGAGGAAGCATGTGGACAAAACAG GTAATGGAGTATGAAAACAGAGATCTCTTTGGGATCCTCAACCATCTAGACAGACAGAAGGCATGTCTGGGACCCAATGCGGCTGCACGGAAAGCTGCAAGGCTGCAAG AAGAGATACTAGCACAGGAAGGAGGAGAGGAAGTGCAGGAAGATGAAGGGCAAGAGCAGGAAGATGAAAGGGAAGAGCAGGAAGATGAAGAGCAGGATGAGGAACACTTTGAGGATGAAGATGAGGACGATAGTTGA